Proteins encoded in a region of the Vicia villosa cultivar HV-30 ecotype Madison, WI linkage group LG5, Vvil1.0, whole genome shotgun sequence genome:
- the LOC131601662 gene encoding ubiquitin carboxyl-terminal hydrolase 24-like: MSNSKVLLFGSFTEDETKLLRVKKSSGRNDKPLEKNQLQFGSLNSVVESSDLPKSPKAPKNVPFPDSQNLVPLPDSQKLNGVNGVSANIPKVSETIKENGSTTKVSPSPSGITSANSVKEHHMPSVTLLHENGTASANHFTNLCLDGSGTESLKSALKNGSSDDTSKLFDEDMKKAPNGHAVMDVKELLPRGLINSGNLCFLSATVQALLVCSPFVQLLQELRTRNIPKVGYPTLKAFAEFVTQFDMPSGIKLKKKDTDSFEFGRAFCPVMFEDVLKNFTPDVPNSISGRPRQEDAQEFLSFVMDQMHDELLKLEGQSSSLNGSKSFLVSSVEDDEWETVGPKNKSAVTRTQSFIPSELNDIFGGQLQSLVRTKGNRSATVQPYRLLHLDIHPDAVHTIEDALHLFSAPETLEGYRTSVTGKARTAKKSIQIQTLPKVMILHLMRFGYGSQGSTKLLKPVYFPLELVLGRDLLVSPSTEGRKYELVATITHHGREPSKGHYTADAQYPNGRWLRFDDASVFAIGTNKVLHDQAYVLFYKQI, encoded by the exons ATGAGCAATTCTAAG GTTCTACTATTTGGCTCATTTACTGAAGATGAAACCAAATTGCTGAGGGTAAAGAAGTCTTCGGGGAGAAATGATAAGCCTCTTGAGAAGAATCAGCTGCAATTTGGTTCTCTGAATTCTGTTGTTGAATCAAGCGACCTGCCAAAGTCACCAAAAGCACCAAAAAATGTTCCTTTCCCTGATTCTCAGAATCTTGTTCCTCTCCCTGATTCTCAGAAACTTAATGGAGTGAACGGTGTCAGTGCTAACATACCTAAGGTATCCGAAACTATTAAAGAGAATGGCAGTACTACTAAAGTCTCTCCTAGCCCCTCAGGTATCACTAGTGCAAACAGTGTCAAAGAACATCATATGCCTTCTGTTACACTACTTCATGAAAATGGTACTGCGAGTGCAAACCATTTTACAAATTTGTGCCTGGATGGTTCAGGGACTGAAAGTTTGAAGAGTGCCTTAAAAAATGGCAGCAGTGATGATACTTCGAAGTTATTTGATGAAGACATGAAAAAGGCACCTAATGGGCATGCTGTAATGGATGTTAAGGAACTGCTGCCTCGAGGCCTTATTAACTCTGGGAATTTATGCTTCCTTAGTGCAACCGTGCAGGCTCTCTTGGTTTGTTCTCCTTTTGTTCAGCTTTTGCAGGAGTTAAGAACTCGCAACATTCCTAAG GTTGGCTATCCCACGCTTAAAGCATTTGCTGAGTTCGTAACTCAATTTGACATGCCAAGCGGAATAAAATTAAAGAAGAAAGATACAGATTCTTTTGAGTTTGGACGGGCATTTTGCCCTGTTATGTTTGAAGATGTTCTGAAAAATTTTACTCCGGATGTGCCAAATAGCATTTCAGGAAGACCAAG GCAAGAAGATGCTCAGGAATTTCTGAGCTTTGTAATGGATCAAATGCATGACGAATTACTGAAGCTTGAAGGACAATCTTCAAGTCTTAATGGTAGCAAATCTTTTCTAGTTTCTTCTGTGGAAGATGATGAATGGGAAACAGTGGGGCCAAAGAATAAATCTGCTGTTACTAGGACTCAAAGCTTTATTCCCTCAGAattaaatgatatttttggaGGACAACTCCAAAGTTTGGTTAGAACTAAAG GAAATAGATCTGCCACTGTTCAACCATATCGCTTGCTTCATCTTGACATTCACCCTGATGCTGTTCACACCATTGAGGATGCCCTGCACTTGTTTTCTGCACCAGAAACTCTTGAAGGGTACCGAACATCTGTCACTGGAAAG GCAAGGACTGCAAAAAAATCTATACAGATACAGACACTTCCTAAAGTAATGATTTTGCACTTGATGCGATTTGGTTATGGAAGCCAGGGAAGCACCAAGTTGCTTAAGCCCGTGTACTTTCCTCTTGAGTTGGTATTGGGTCGTGACCTGCTTGTTTCACCATCTACTGAG GGTCGAAAATATGAACTTGTTGCTACAATTACTCATCATGGAAGGGAGCCTTCAAAAGGACACTACACAGCTGATGCTCAGTACCCAAATGGTCGGTGGCTACGATTTGATGACGCATCTGTCTTTGCCATTGGAACAAATAAGGTGCTGCATGATCAGGCCTATGTTCTTTTCTACAAACAGATATAA